In Hevea brasiliensis isolate MT/VB/25A 57/8 chromosome 13, ASM3005281v1, whole genome shotgun sequence, a single genomic region encodes these proteins:
- the LOC131172216 gene encoding uncharacterized protein LOC131172216, producing the protein MTSHSESEQSRGEISSSSVQLCHCGAVSPIRTATTDGNEGRKFRGCGRFSTDGKRCSFFRWVDEIPYRRCKGIVAQMNENIADCEDEISDCRAREIELLAEIKDNKKKTNRSENDCKIAHDQLMLLLTQQKQINCYKFPSMVRTFFIGFSLAFVLF; encoded by the coding sequence ATGACATCCCACTCAGAATCTGAGCAAAGTCGAGGAGAAATTTCAAGCTCCAGTGTTCAACTATGTCATTGCGGGGCAGTTTCACCTATTAGAACTGCAACCACAGATGGAAATGAAGGCAGAAAATTTCGTGGCTGTGGAAGATTTAGTACAGATGGGAAGAGATGTTCTTTCTTTCGATGGGTAGATGAGATACCTTATAGAAGGTGCAAAGGAATTGTTGCTCAAATGAATGAGAATATTGCAGATTGTGAGGATGAAATTAGTGATTGTCGAGCTCGGGAGATTGAATTGTTGGCAGAGATTAAggacaataaaaaaaaaactaatcgtTCGGAGAATGATTGTAAAATTGCACATGATCAATTGATGCTTTTGCTTACCCAACAGAAGCAAATTAATTGTTACAAGTTTCCATCAATGGTGAGGACCTTTTTTATCGGTTTCAGTTTAGCGTTCGTCTTGTTTTAG